From the Leptospira sp. WS60.C2 genome, one window contains:
- the fliE gene encoding flagellar hook-basal body complex protein FliE: MSIDRITSLSSHTYKPHSLLPQGDKVGILRSDERHYGKTNEAKSPDEVAGTFADALKKAFEQVNDQQVEADELTQKIVFDPNSVELHDVMIAAEKARISLTFAKTMSDGFVRAYRELTTLR, translated from the coding sequence ATGTCCATTGACCGCATCACATCACTCTCCTCTCACACATACAAACCACATTCCCTTCTCCCACAAGGGGACAAAGTGGGAATCCTTCGTTCGGATGAACGCCATTATGGAAAAACGAATGAAGCGAAGTCTCCCGATGAAGTGGCGGGCACATTTGCTGATGCCTTAAAGAAGGCGTTTGAACAAGTGAATGACCAACAAGTGGAAGCAGACGAACTCACACAAAAAATCGTGTTCGATCCGAACTCAGTGGAACTCCACGATGTGATGATTGCCGCAGAAAAAGCAAGGATTTCTCTTACCTTCGCGAAAACCATGTCTGATGGATTTGTGAGAGCTTACAGAGAACTCACTACGTTACGATAA
- the cdaA gene encoding diadenylate cyclase CdaA, with product MDFFRGLYIIPWSKNYISISLDVLIVAFLIYKTYTTLRRTRGIQLLLGVGIIWISGSLAEYLGFELLEWILTNIRPALVFAIIVLLQPELRRLTGDLARIRLLRLFFLKPSFDLDPIVEAVRAMSQEKVGSIIVLVKDISLKDISENAVPMDSIVTSEILQTVFFKNSPLHDGAVIIEQNRIVCAASYLPMSSSVEISTLGARHRSALGLSEETDAIIIVTSEETGDITICYEGEMIHPVKPLELKALVSGLMSGNKRVKEESQRKTKDKDSGVII from the coding sequence TTGGATTTTTTTCGAGGACTATATATCATCCCATGGAGTAAGAATTATATCTCCATCAGTTTGGATGTCCTCATTGTTGCATTTTTAATTTATAAAACATATACAACTTTACGAAGAACCAGAGGAATTCAACTCCTACTTGGCGTTGGTATCATTTGGATTTCTGGTAGTTTGGCGGAATACTTAGGATTTGAATTACTGGAATGGATCCTTACCAATATACGACCAGCACTTGTTTTTGCCATCATTGTCTTGTTACAACCTGAACTCCGCAGGCTCACTGGTGATTTAGCAAGAATTCGACTCTTACGATTGTTCTTTCTAAAACCTTCTTTTGATTTGGATCCAATTGTGGAGGCCGTTCGTGCCATGTCGCAAGAGAAAGTTGGATCCATCATCGTACTAGTGAAAGACATCAGTCTCAAGGATATTTCGGAAAATGCAGTGCCCATGGATTCGATTGTCACTTCAGAAATTTTGCAGACAGTATTCTTTAAAAATTCACCTCTTCATGACGGTGCTGTGATCATCGAACAAAATCGCATTGTCTGTGCGGCTTCTTATTTGCCGATGAGTAGTTCAGTTGAAATTTCTACCTTAGGGGCAAGGCATCGTTCAGCTTTAGGATTATCAGAAGAAACAGATGCCATCATCATTGTCACTTCTGAAGAAACGGGAGACATTACCATTTGTTATGAAGGTGAAATGATCCATCCTGTGAAACCTTTGGAATTGAAGGCACTAGTGAGTGGCCTAATGTCTGGGAATAAAAGAGTAAAAGAAGAATCGCAGAGAAAAACCAAAGACAAAGATTCCGGAGTCATTATATGA
- a CDS encoding YbbR-like domain-containing protein, with protein MILKLFGKLVRNWKAKLVSLIIASIFYVNLQNSKVLIKTVNVPIDYPKLSGNLSYSKNPEKTIPVRVEGLKDVVNYYSQFMKAVIDPEDVQLGVTEVPIKKIVGVPSGVKVTKLKKTVPVEIESRGLKVVPLEVVFEGNPPANFEKLTQILSPQKVTLSGKPQDLEKINKVVLPEISLVDRKEPFAKTVKIPDLPKGVTVLGSRDVTVNVNIIPLSYKTGEQTAAGIPIVCAGLDPKLDAELSEEQVAIRYFSLKPIRSAQILTGITAQVPCNYIFDPIKNKIVPELQPQVAKVRVIKNKDLKGIEILQINPEKIEIRYKVKEQNIDSDPTEDGTGMEGPTPTPSDRS; from the coding sequence ATGATTTTGAAATTGTTTGGAAAATTGGTTCGCAACTGGAAAGCAAAACTTGTATCGCTCATCATTGCTAGTATCTTTTATGTGAACTTGCAAAATTCAAAGGTTCTAATCAAAACTGTAAATGTTCCGATCGACTATCCAAAGTTATCCGGAAATTTAAGTTATTCTAAAAACCCTGAAAAGACCATCCCTGTGCGAGTGGAAGGTTTGAAAGACGTCGTAAACTATTACTCACAGTTTATGAAAGCAGTGATTGATCCTGAAGATGTACAGTTAGGTGTCACAGAAGTGCCTATTAAAAAAATTGTGGGTGTTCCAAGCGGTGTGAAAGTCACCAAACTCAAAAAAACGGTTCCTGTTGAAATTGAATCCCGGGGACTAAAAGTTGTTCCTCTAGAGGTTGTGTTTGAAGGAAATCCACCCGCTAACTTTGAAAAGTTGACCCAAATTTTAAGTCCTCAAAAAGTGACCCTAAGTGGAAAACCCCAAGATTTAGAGAAAATAAACAAAGTAGTGTTACCAGAAATTTCACTCGTCGATCGAAAGGAACCATTTGCTAAAACCGTAAAAATTCCAGATTTACCGAAAGGTGTTACTGTCCTAGGTTCTCGTGATGTAACGGTAAATGTAAATATCATTCCACTCTCTTATAAAACGGGTGAACAAACGGCGGCAGGGATTCCTATCGTTTGTGCTGGTTTGGATCCAAAATTAGATGCAGAGCTTTCTGAAGAACAAGTCGCAATTCGTTACTTTTCCCTAAAACCAATTCGGTCGGCCCAAATCCTAACAGGAATTACCGCGCAAGTTCCATGTAATTATATCTTTGATCCCATTAAAAATAAGATTGTACCGGAACTACAACCACAAGTCGCCAAAGTCCGGGTGATCAAAAACAAGGATTTAAAAGGGATCGAAATTTTACAAATTAACCCAGAAAAAATTGAGATTCGATATAAGGTGAAAGAACAGAATATTGATTCGGATCCTACCGAGGATGGAACAGGAATGGAAGGGCCGACACCGACACCTTCCGACCGATCTTAA
- the fliF gene encoding flagellar basal-body MS-ring/collar protein FliF encodes MPEPLQKILDNLKELFNKLDKTKKMILGGVLAVVVVAIIILSNVSSQRNRVVLFKDLDTKDFSEVTKKLDALGYSYGSSDTSVITVDPEQRQEIVTKLAQENLIPAGVTGWELFDIEKFTETQFDKDIKKYRALKGAIEKSLNTLRPIEKADVNIAIPEGDLFESNSYPVKASVILHFRPGVEGISKKEIKGIVNLVARAVPKLKPENVSVADPDGKIISDFEEDLEKERLELRIVQEKLRIEEEERVKRLIDIRNTLRWYLGGEDRVDITRFEYSFNWDQESLTENEVLPVVAEEDNPDTPYNERKLVDGYSLKVSSKETKESFKGRGFTPDGPAGTEPNLPPGYKDTDYQKAEYSKDENINNYEFNKRVKDIKRQPWKIEKIGLSVVVDGVWERKEREDGMGYDRKYIPVAEQDLKLIRKNLEAAIGYTRSRGDQISVITIPKDRTEQFRLEDEEFQRQRAIRNMVIASLIILILLILAILVYRAIKKEIARRRRLREEELAAQQQMMREAALRVMDEGGAEVELSLDEKLRRELLENAINLAKEKPEDVAQLLRTWLAEEEQT; translated from the coding sequence ATGCCTGAACCACTGCAAAAGATCCTTGATAATCTAAAAGAGTTATTCAACAAACTCGACAAAACCAAAAAAATGATTTTGGGTGGGGTGCTTGCTGTGGTTGTGGTGGCCATCATCATCCTCTCCAATGTCTCTTCCCAAAGAAACCGAGTGGTTCTCTTTAAAGATTTGGATACCAAAGACTTCTCCGAAGTCACAAAAAAGTTAGATGCTCTCGGGTATTCCTATGGTTCCAGTGATACCAGTGTCATCACAGTCGATCCAGAGCAAAGACAGGAAATTGTTACTAAGTTAGCACAAGAGAATTTGATCCCAGCGGGTGTCACAGGTTGGGAACTCTTTGATATAGAAAAATTTACAGAAACTCAATTCGACAAAGACATCAAAAAGTATAGAGCCTTAAAGGGTGCGATCGAAAAGTCGCTTAACACCTTACGCCCCATTGAAAAAGCAGATGTCAACATTGCGATCCCTGAAGGCGATTTGTTTGAATCTAACTCCTATCCTGTCAAAGCCAGTGTGATCTTACACTTTCGACCAGGGGTAGAAGGCATTAGCAAAAAAGAAATCAAAGGGATTGTGAACTTAGTGGCAAGAGCCGTTCCTAAACTCAAACCAGAAAACGTAAGTGTGGCTGATCCCGATGGGAAAATCATTTCTGACTTTGAAGAAGACTTAGAAAAAGAACGATTAGAATTAAGAATTGTCCAAGAAAAACTTAGAATCGAAGAAGAGGAACGTGTCAAACGCCTCATCGACATCCGAAATACCTTACGTTGGTACTTAGGTGGGGAAGACCGAGTGGACATCACTCGTTTTGAATATTCTTTTAACTGGGACCAAGAATCCTTAACAGAAAACGAAGTACTACCAGTGGTTGCAGAAGAAGATAACCCTGATACACCTTATAACGAGCGTAAACTGGTAGATGGATACTCGTTGAAAGTATCTTCCAAGGAAACAAAGGAATCCTTTAAAGGAAGAGGTTTTACACCCGATGGACCAGCAGGTACAGAACCAAACCTTCCTCCTGGTTACAAAGATACAGACTACCAAAAAGCTGAGTATTCCAAAGACGAAAATATCAATAACTACGAATTTAACAAACGAGTGAAAGACATCAAACGCCAACCTTGGAAAATCGAAAAAATCGGTTTATCGGTGGTTGTGGATGGAGTTTGGGAACGAAAGGAACGAGAAGATGGAATGGGTTATGATCGTAAATACATTCCTGTCGCCGAACAAGACTTAAAACTCATTCGTAAAAACTTAGAAGCGGCAATTGGTTATACAAGATCCCGTGGTGACCAAATCAGTGTTATCACCATTCCAAAAGACAGGACTGAACAATTCCGATTAGAAGATGAAGAATTTCAAAGACAACGTGCCATCCGAAATATGGTGATTGCATCTCTTATCATTCTGATCTTACTCATCCTTGCCATTTTGGTGTATCGTGCGATCAAAAAAGAAATCGCAAGAAGAAGAAGACTCAGAGAAGAAGAACTTGCTGCCCAACAACAAATGATGAGGGAAGCAGCTCTTCGTGTGATGGACGAAGGGGGAGCAGAAGTCGAACTCTCCCTCGACGAAAAACTCAGACGCGAGCTTCTCGAAAACGCGATCAACCTCGCAAAAGAAAAACCAGAGGATGTGGCACAGTTACTACGTACATGGCTTGCAGAAGAGGAGCAGACGTAA
- the flgC gene encoding flagellar basal body rod protein FlgC, with product MGMFDSINISATGLSAQRLRMDVISNNIANSTTTRNTNGDGPFRRDRVILTPINLRTQWKSPVYPFGVAPGEGKGVKVMKIEKDMSPLRLTYDPTHPDAIQTGPKKGYVELPNINIVTEMTDMISASRSYEANVQLINGSKAMMNKAMEIGRA from the coding sequence ATGGGAATGTTTGATTCGATTAATATTTCGGCGACGGGACTTTCGGCGCAAAGGCTCCGAATGGATGTGATCTCCAATAACATCGCCAACTCCACCACAACGAGAAATACCAATGGTGATGGTCCGTTTCGTCGTGACCGCGTGATCCTAACACCGATTAACCTCCGCACTCAATGGAAAAGCCCGGTCTATCCGTTTGGAGTGGCTCCTGGCGAAGGGAAAGGGGTTAAGGTGATGAAAATTGAAAAGGACATGAGCCCCCTTCGATTGACCTATGATCCAACCCACCCCGATGCGATCCAAACAGGGCCGAAAAAAGGATACGTGGAACTTCCGAATATCAACATCGTCACAGAGATGACGGATATGATCTCCGCTTCCCGTTCTTATGAGGCCAACGTCCAACTCATTAATGGTTCCAAAGCCATGATGAACAAAGCGATGGAGATCGGCAGAGCGTAA
- the flgB gene encoding flagellar basal body rod protein FlgB → MFEATHFMKTQDLLERGLGAATQRRKVLSDNIANADVPNFKRSEVVFESMLKRAIESEKIEKEKAVPTKITNDRHIEFFKPLDYRDAKPKTNLDYLTTMRPDGNNVDIEKEVVEANQNQMSYNIMIDRLNQNNRLLNIVMRTN, encoded by the coding sequence ATGTTTGAAGCAACACATTTCATGAAAACTCAAGACCTTTTGGAACGAGGGCTTGGCGCGGCGACACAAAGACGAAAGGTGCTCTCCGATAACATAGCCAATGCGGATGTTCCCAACTTCAAACGATCAGAAGTGGTATTTGAATCCATGTTAAAACGTGCGATTGAATCGGAAAAAATTGAAAAAGAAAAAGCGGTTCCGACAAAAATCACAAACGACCGTCATATTGAATTTTTTAAGCCCCTCGACTACCGAGATGCCAAACCAAAAACCAATTTGGACTACCTCACCACAATGAGACCTGACGGAAACAATGTGGACATTGAGAAAGAAGTGGTAGAAGCCAACCAAAATCAAATGAGCTATAATATCATGATTGATCGGTTAAACCAAAACAACCGTCTTCTCAACATTGTGATGAGAACCAACTAA
- a CDS encoding alpha/beta fold hydrolase, which yields MSDMLDLNFPKKNATEWLAAGKFFEYKKFQIFYIQEGRGQNLILLHGFPTSSWDYSKIFNGLTRYFNTIAIDFLGFGYSSKPLKHNYTLMEQTDIIESFIEKNALKRVKFVFHDYAVSVGQEILARHLERPERKYEIDGAVFFNGGLFPHLHRPTFKQKLLATPVLGAILAKFYDEKKFGVAFSDVFGKDTKPTEKEISILWKLITYPNKVLIPHKLLKYIAERRVHGDRWKNALLQTDVPLLFINGEVDPVSGKHLADEIEKLPIKNKKLIRWSNIGHYPMWENPEESFKEIYEFLK from the coding sequence ATGTCGGATATGTTAGATCTTAATTTTCCAAAAAAGAACGCTACAGAATGGTTGGCCGCAGGTAAATTCTTTGAATATAAAAAATTTCAAATCTTTTATATTCAAGAAGGTAGAGGACAGAACTTAATCTTGTTACATGGGTTCCCCACTTCGTCATGGGACTACTCAAAAATTTTTAATGGTTTAACAAGATACTTTAATACAATCGCAATCGACTTCTTAGGTTTTGGTTATTCTTCCAAACCACTAAAACACAATTATACTCTGATGGAACAAACTGATATCATAGAGTCTTTCATTGAAAAAAATGCACTAAAACGTGTTAAATTTGTTTTCCATGATTATGCGGTGAGTGTAGGACAAGAAATACTTGCAAGACACTTAGAACGACCAGAACGAAAATACGAGATTGATGGTGCTGTCTTTTTTAACGGAGGACTTTTCCCTCATCTGCACAGACCCACATTCAAACAAAAACTACTCGCCACACCAGTCTTAGGTGCAATTTTAGCGAAGTTCTATGATGAAAAAAAATTCGGAGTAGCCTTTAGTGATGTTTTTGGGAAAGATACAAAACCTACTGAAAAAGAAATTTCGATACTTTGGAAGTTAATCACATATCCTAATAAAGTTTTGATTCCACATAAACTCTTAAAGTATATCGCAGAAAGAAGGGTACATGGAGACCGATGGAAAAATGCACTTCTTCAAACAGATGTTCCACTTTTATTCATCAATGGAGAAGTAGATCCTGTTAGTGGCAAACATTTGGCGGATGAAATTGAAAAACTTCCCATCAAAAACAAGAAGCTGATTCGTTGGTCAAACATTGGCCACTATCCAATGTGGGAGAATCCTGAAGAAAGTTTTAAAGAAATTTATGAATTTTTAAAATAG
- a CDS encoding adenylate/guanylate cyclase domain-containing protein, whose protein sequence is MDSYSLIYFQKPEGVISNWEYFWYQIPYGAPGILTFVVGLFLSYFAFQKFRNSKEENRFFHLNLTISFISFGCVGLVLTTRAWIQDVHTLVIWNDLLYFLVAPLAPTAFYLAYHMTGKQSKLLLYYSYVCWFASFVLYIGVILGKGFETTVFEFPFGKYPRGSAFVRPWGILAPLGYFLLILPSFIRHYQYIRKHYHLTLFHGVNLLFLLTTLNAPSILGFKVYPGGFFLFIPMLLVAYGVFRSDFFDVNELLFQKNGMFYFLFALLSFVLIFISFGVSFGLSPDAYESAKWYPWGIPPLISVFGAVFLSIIVAGANPSARINQLCAFALILTGFYVIQSVPLKLNISYVVQLRISQMTFVAFAFAPSIMVRLVFEAIGQKSPIWIKWIDALCITAAILSPSPYLFIGYYDYPWSRVHHGGPAELLVGINGAIALLLVLYSFLRNKGYTNFASKWIIGSFLLSALLLLAALLPSHGFPVYPIADFQFIPAFLLGYAVLRHGALSLEGRTIQLSQRLANLGLITMAIAAILYFPLIREQYGVGESAFHLTMIVLPLVLFNYLVIYIMSRPLAEELDISYFLLDLEKQKADEEREKALIAQDKAEEAREESEKLLLNILPYKVAQELKTKGSVNPVRFDKATVLFTDFKGFTKVAEGMDEQSLIEELDACFTQFDEIILRNNLEKLKTIGDSYMCAGGLPVENRTSAIDACLAALEIQSFMNQLKEIKTALNLPFWELRLGIHTGPVVAGVVGRFKFAYDIWGDTVNTASRMESAGETGKINISKETYELVKYFFVTEYRGKVHGKNKGDLDMYFVHRLRPRYSQDPDGKAPNQYFRELYSRISRGANIRWKKES, encoded by the coding sequence ATGGATTCTTATTCTCTTATCTATTTTCAAAAGCCAGAGGGAGTGATATCCAATTGGGAATATTTCTGGTACCAAATTCCCTATGGGGCTCCAGGAATTTTAACTTTTGTTGTTGGTTTATTTTTAAGTTATTTCGCCTTTCAAAAATTTCGCAATTCCAAAGAGGAAAATCGTTTCTTTCACTTAAACCTGACCATTTCATTTATTAGTTTTGGATGTGTGGGTCTTGTTCTCACCACTAGAGCATGGATTCAAGACGTACACACGCTTGTTATCTGGAATGACTTATTGTATTTTTTAGTCGCTCCCCTTGCACCCACTGCCTTTTATTTGGCTTATCATATGACGGGAAAGCAGAGTAAACTATTGTTATACTACTCTTATGTCTGTTGGTTTGCCAGTTTTGTACTTTATATAGGTGTGATATTAGGAAAAGGATTCGAAACCACCGTCTTCGAGTTTCCCTTTGGAAAATACCCGAGAGGGAGTGCGTTTGTTCGTCCTTGGGGAATACTTGCCCCATTAGGATATTTTTTACTTATCTTACCTTCTTTTATCAGACACTATCAATACATTCGCAAACATTACCATTTAACACTATTTCATGGAGTGAATTTGTTGTTCTTGTTAACAACCTTAAATGCTCCAAGTATATTAGGATTCAAAGTATATCCTGGTGGATTTTTTTTGTTCATTCCGATGTTACTCGTTGCTTACGGAGTGTTTCGTTCTGACTTCTTTGATGTGAACGAACTTCTATTTCAAAAGAATGGAATGTTTTATTTTCTTTTTGCTCTTTTGTCTTTTGTGCTTATTTTTATCTCCTTTGGTGTTTCTTTTGGTTTATCTCCGGACGCATATGAATCTGCGAAGTGGTATCCATGGGGGATTCCTCCACTTATCTCTGTGTTCGGTGCTGTATTTTTATCGATCATAGTCGCAGGGGCAAATCCATCAGCAAGGATCAACCAACTTTGTGCGTTTGCACTCATCCTAACTGGCTTTTACGTAATTCAGTCTGTTCCTTTGAAATTAAACATTTCCTATGTAGTGCAACTTAGGATTTCCCAAATGACTTTTGTGGCTTTTGCATTTGCACCAAGCATTATGGTGCGACTCGTATTTGAAGCCATTGGTCAGAAGTCTCCAATATGGATCAAATGGATTGATGCACTTTGTATCACTGCTGCAATTTTATCTCCTTCGCCATATTTGTTTATTGGATATTATGATTATCCTTGGTCTCGAGTGCATCATGGTGGCCCGGCAGAATTACTTGTTGGAATCAACGGAGCGATTGCTTTACTTTTAGTCTTATATTCTTTTTTACGAAACAAAGGTTACACCAACTTTGCTTCAAAGTGGATCATTGGCTCCTTCCTTTTGTCGGCTTTGTTGTTACTTGCAGCACTACTTCCAAGCCATGGGTTTCCCGTGTATCCGATAGCCGATTTTCAATTCATTCCAGCGTTTTTACTCGGTTATGCGGTGCTTAGACATGGAGCTTTATCTTTGGAGGGAAGAACCATTCAATTAAGCCAACGTTTGGCAAATCTAGGTCTCATCACGATGGCAATTGCTGCTATTTTGTATTTTCCTTTAATTCGAGAACAATATGGTGTGGGGGAGTCTGCCTTTCATTTAACTATGATTGTATTGCCTCTAGTTCTTTTCAATTATTTGGTGATTTACATCATGTCGAGACCACTCGCAGAGGAACTTGATATCAGTTATTTTTTGTTGGATTTAGAAAAGCAAAAAGCAGATGAAGAAAGAGAAAAAGCACTGATCGCTCAAGACAAAGCAGAAGAGGCAAGGGAAGAGTCAGAAAAACTTCTTTTAAACATTTTACCCTACAAGGTAGCTCAAGAGCTTAAAACGAAGGGAAGCGTCAATCCAGTTCGTTTTGATAAGGCGACTGTACTGTTCACAGACTTTAAAGGTTTCACCAAAGTTGCTGAAGGGATGGACGAACAAAGTCTAATTGAGGAACTCGATGCTTGTTTCACTCAGTTTGATGAAATTATCCTTCGTAATAATTTGGAAAAATTAAAAACCATTGGCGACAGTTATATGTGTGCTGGTGGGTTGCCTGTAGAAAATCGAACAAGTGCAATTGATGCTTGTTTGGCGGCACTCGAAATCCAAAGTTTTATGAACCAATTGAAAGAAATCAAAACTGCCTTAAATCTTCCATTTTGGGAGTTACGTCTTGGGATTCATACAGGTCCTGTTGTAGCAGGGGTGGTGGGACGATTTAAGTTTGCCTATGATATTTGGGGCGACACAGTGAATACTGCCTCTCGCATGGAATCGGCTGGTGAGACAGGGAAAATCAATATCTCAAAAGAAACCTATGAACTTGTGAAGTATTTTTTTGTCACGGAGTATCGTGGCAAAGTCCATGGGAAAAATAAAGGGGATTTGGATATGTATTTTGTTCATCGCCTAAGGCCTCGTTATTCGCAAGACCCAGACGGAAAGGCACCTAACCAATACTTCCGAGAACTGTATTCTCGGATTTCTCGTGGTGCCAATATTCGTTGGAAAAAAGAATCCTAA
- a CDS encoding sterol desaturase family protein encodes MFGGPVQCELVLDCVAKIGFAQGVLNLLRYYPIAGFAFLLFYVWRKDFFETYRIQKLYPKAEKVWKEFRQSAVTLLVFTLVAVTNITLMKAKIVPSAVYFGPVSGFWGISYIFISFLLFTIWHETWFYWMHRFAHLKKVYPHVHSEHHQSVNPSPLAAYRFQATEAFLEAIYIVPFVMFVPVHFYVVLFQTFYAMILNIWWHLGYEFFPKGWASHPITKWINTSTHHNLHHQKFHGNYSLYFNVWDRIMGTNFPYYEEYYEQVVGDREKKRSEREEKRKIKSDTELVAS; translated from the coding sequence ATGTTTGGTGGTCCCGTTCAATGTGAATTGGTTCTCGATTGTGTCGCCAAGATTGGCTTTGCCCAAGGTGTTTTGAATTTACTTCGTTATTATCCAATTGCAGGCTTTGCTTTCCTTTTATTCTATGTTTGGCGAAAGGATTTTTTCGAAACCTATCGCATTCAAAAACTCTATCCGAAAGCCGAAAAAGTTTGGAAAGAGTTTCGTCAGTCGGCTGTGACGTTACTCGTCTTCACTCTTGTGGCTGTTACAAACATCACTCTCATGAAAGCGAAAATTGTGCCAAGCGCTGTTTACTTTGGTCCTGTTTCAGGTTTCTGGGGAATCAGTTATATTTTCATCAGCTTTCTTCTATTTACGATCTGGCATGAAACTTGGTTCTATTGGATGCACAGATTTGCTCATCTGAAAAAAGTATACCCCCATGTGCACTCCGAACACCACCAATCGGTGAATCCTTCTCCCCTTGCCGCCTATCGTTTCCAAGCAACAGAAGCATTTTTAGAAGCCATCTACATTGTACCTTTTGTCATGTTTGTACCAGTTCACTTCTATGTGGTCCTCTTCCAAACCTTCTATGCCATGATATTAAATATTTGGTGGCACCTTGGGTATGAATTTTTTCCCAAAGGTTGGGCCTCACATCCCATCACCAAATGGATCAATACGTCCACACATCACAACCTCCACCACCAAAAGTTTCATGGAAACTACTCCCTATATTTCAATGTTTGGGATCGAATCATGGGCACTAACTTTCCTTACTATGAAGAATACTACGAACAAGTGGTAGGCGATCGGGAAAAGAAACGAAGTGAGAGGGAAGAGAAAAGGAAGATCAAATCGGATACAGAGCTTGTTGCCTCTTGA
- a CDS encoding MBL fold metallo-hydrolase: protein MGSFTTIDTEYANLKQVASCYLIEEEGHGIVVETNTTHAIPKILREMEAKQVRPENLDYIIVTHVHLDHAGGAWLLLEECPNAVLLAHPKTAKHLIDPSLLIKSATSVYGKENFQKLYGEIKPVPKERVRVMEHGEFLDWKGHSFEFIYTKGHANHHFCIYDKKLNGVFTGDSFGISYPHLENGKSFIFPTTTPTDFDAKEAIHSIDLILGTGANVCYLTHFGAVNNLKQCADDLKEGLQFCQNSLLELKNISKEKRLPFMETQVKTLMESLAKKNKVTLTEKDWALLKLDVGLNAQGLVYAFEKMEKHG, encoded by the coding sequence ATGGGATCTTTTACAACCATCGATACAGAATATGCAAATTTAAAGCAGGTGGCGTCTTGTTATCTCATAGAAGAGGAAGGTCATGGGATTGTTGTCGAAACCAATACCACTCATGCTATCCCCAAAATCCTTCGGGAGATGGAAGCCAAACAAGTACGTCCCGAAAACTTGGACTATATCATTGTCACCCATGTGCATTTGGACCATGCTGGTGGTGCTTGGTTGTTATTGGAAGAGTGCCCCAATGCTGTGTTACTCGCTCATCCCAAGACCGCAAAACATTTGATCGATCCCAGTTTACTCATCAAAAGTGCCACTTCTGTGTATGGAAAAGAAAACTTTCAAAAGTTGTATGGTGAAATCAAACCCGTACCGAAAGAACGAGTGCGAGTGATGGAACATGGAGAATTTTTAGATTGGAAAGGTCATAGTTTTGAATTTATCTATACCAAAGGACATGCAAACCACCACTTCTGTATTTATGACAAGAAGTTAAATGGTGTGTTTACAGGAGATTCCTTTGGGATCTCATATCCTCATTTAGAAAATGGCAAATCGTTTATTTTTCCCACCACAACTCCAACAGACTTTGATGCCAAAGAAGCCATTCATTCGATTGATTTGATTTTGGGTACAGGAGCAAATGTTTGTTATCTGACTCATTTTGGTGCCGTAAACAATTTAAAACAATGTGCAGATGATTTAAAAGAAGGATTGCAGTTCTGTCAAAATTCTCTTTTGGAATTGAAAAACATATCCAAAGAAAAACGACTTCCCTTTATGGAAACTCAAGTGAAAACTTTGATGGAATCTTTGGCAAAAAAAAACAAAGTCACTCTCACAGAAAAAGACTGGGCTCTTTTAAAATTAGATGTGGGACTCAATGCACAAGGTTTGGTGTATGCCTTTGAAAAAATGGAAAAACATGGATAA